A portion of the Acidisoma sp. PAMC 29798 genome contains these proteins:
- the speB gene encoding agmatinase, translating to MAGVPTFATAPGFLGRPFSDSGSTYTVAGIPLDIGVTNRAGARAGPGAIRVASRMLVDGEHPHFWTDVAAMPIADIGEFEIALGDLPRSLALIEEQAAPLAHLIALGGEHGITLPLLRALRSRLGQPVALIHFDAHVDTWDDNFGQVYGHGSVFYHAINEGLVDPRKMIQIGIRSPVQREIWDWTIGQGVTILSAQDVHDMGVAAVVARIHEVVGTATPTYLTYDVDCLDPAFAPGTGTPEVGGLASWQTQAILRRLGGIPFVGMDVVEVLPAHDVSEITALAAATVVWDYLALLGRAGA from the coding sequence ATGGCGGGCGTACCGACCTTCGCGACGGCGCCGGGCTTCCTCGGGCGCCCGTTTTCAGACAGCGGCTCGACCTACACGGTCGCCGGCATCCCTCTCGACATCGGCGTCACCAACCGCGCCGGCGCCCGCGCCGGGCCTGGCGCCATCCGTGTCGCCAGCCGGATGTTGGTGGATGGCGAGCATCCCCATTTCTGGACCGATGTCGCGGCCATGCCGATTGCCGATATCGGGGAGTTCGAAATCGCCCTGGGCGATCTGCCCCGCAGCCTCGCGCTGATCGAGGAACAGGCCGCACCGCTCGCGCATCTCATTGCCCTGGGCGGCGAACACGGCATCACCCTGCCCCTGCTTCGCGCCCTGCGCAGCCGGCTCGGGCAGCCTGTCGCCCTCATTCACTTCGACGCCCATGTCGATACCTGGGACGATAATTTCGGCCAGGTCTATGGCCATGGATCGGTCTTTTACCACGCCATCAACGAGGGCCTGGTCGATCCCCGCAAGATGATCCAGATCGGCATCCGCTCCCCGGTGCAACGCGAGATCTGGGACTGGACGATCGGCCAGGGTGTGACGATCTTGAGCGCCCAGGATGTTCATGACATGGGCGTGGCCGCTGTCGTGGCGCGCATCCATGAGGTGGTCGGGACGGCGACGCCGACCTATCTCACCTATGACGTCGATTGCCTGGACCCCGCCTTTGCGCCCGGCACCGGCACGCCCGAAGTGGGCGGCCTCGCCAGTTGGCAGACCCAGGCCATTCTACGCCGCCTCGGCGGCATTCCCTTCGTCGGCATGGATGTGGTGGAGGTTCTGCCCGCCCATGACGTGAGCGAGATCACCGCCCTCGCGGCGGCGACCGTGGTTTGGGACTATCTGGCGCTGCTCGGCCGCGCGGGCGCGTGA
- the mutS gene encoding DNA mismatch repair protein MutS gives MQNLSAEGASPSMAQWFAMKAENPHALLFFRMGDFYELFFADAQAASAALDIALTARGEHAGAPIPMCGVPVHARDAYLARLIRRGFRVALAEQMEDPKRRTGKAPLRREVVRIITPGTLTEDSLLEAAQPNLLLALAEGETPATRGKAVVPALIGAAWLDISTGQFETACLPATDLPALLGRLDPAEIIATDALALGAWSERRGAETAPAAPRPDDARRRLAQAFEVASLDAFGQFEDVEAVAAAIAIDYVRRTQAGRQPHLSHPQPQGLRGTLAMDAATRISLEISETRSGGPSRHTLLAAIRRTVTPGGARLLAAWLHAPLADQPAILARQDGWDFLLSHNALTDRLRLSLRAAPDLARALARLALGQGGPRDLAGVRDGVRVALTIADDLPPDLPPILAEMRAALAALPDLAEFLGLALAEPVPARLDDGRAIAPGFDPELDAERSLRDEQRQILAKVQLDYAERYGVASLKIRHHAQLGYVIEVPAAAAERLRDRPELVYRQGLANVARLTSTELSELDRRIAAAADRAAVRERVVFAHLTDTALADRAAISACATALAQIDVLQACARLAEGAGWCRPTMTEDEAFTIVGGRHPVVEAALSGQASFVPNDCDLSPGQRLMLLTGPNMAGKSTFLRQNALIVVMAQAGLPVPATTARLGIVDRLFSRVGAADDLARGRSTFMVEMTETAAILHQGGPRSLVVVDEIGRGTATLDGLAIAWAVLEALHNTIRCRAIFATHFHELARLSPIMPQLQPTTMRIKDWKGSVIFLHEITKGAAGRSWGVHVASLAGVPAPVVKRAAALLATLEKAGPLTASAELPLFAAAQALHLEGSDIQTDVTPDPVPDPLVEALRAMDPEQMTPRQALESLYRLKDMVSGPLPEETLAS, from the coding sequence ATGCAGAATCTCAGTGCCGAAGGAGCGTCGCCATCGATGGCGCAGTGGTTCGCCATGAAGGCGGAGAACCCGCATGCGCTGCTGTTCTTTCGGATGGGCGATTTCTATGAGCTTTTCTTCGCGGATGCGCAGGCAGCGTCGGCGGCGCTTGATATCGCGCTGACGGCACGCGGCGAACATGCCGGCGCGCCAATTCCCATGTGCGGTGTTCCCGTTCATGCGCGGGATGCCTATCTCGCCCGCCTCATCCGCCGCGGGTTTCGCGTCGCCCTCGCCGAGCAGATGGAGGACCCCAAGCGCCGCACCGGCAAGGCACCCCTGCGGCGCGAAGTGGTGCGGATCATCACCCCCGGTACGCTGACCGAGGATTCCCTGCTCGAAGCGGCGCAGCCGAACCTGCTGCTCGCCTTGGCAGAGGGCGAGACACCAGCGACGCGCGGCAAAGCCGTTGTGCCCGCACTCATCGGCGCGGCCTGGCTCGATATTTCGACGGGCCAGTTTGAAACCGCCTGCCTTCCCGCGACCGATCTGCCCGCTTTGCTCGGCCGCTTGGACCCCGCTGAAATCATCGCCACCGATGCGCTGGCCCTCGGCGCTTGGTCCGAGCGGCGGGGTGCCGAAACCGCGCCCGCCGCGCCCCGACCCGATGACGCAAGGCGACGTCTGGCCCAGGCCTTCGAGGTCGCGAGCCTGGATGCCTTCGGCCAGTTCGAGGATGTCGAGGCGGTCGCGGCTGCCATCGCCATCGACTATGTGCGTCGTACCCAGGCCGGCCGTCAGCCGCATCTGTCCCATCCGCAGCCGCAGGGCCTGCGCGGCACGCTGGCCATGGATGCCGCGACCCGGATCAGCCTCGAAATCAGCGAAACCCGCAGCGGTGGCCCGAGCCGGCATACGCTGCTCGCGGCCATCCGTCGCACGGTGACGCCGGGGGGCGCCCGGCTGCTCGCGGCCTGGCTGCATGCGCCGCTCGCGGACCAGCCGGCGATCCTCGCCCGCCAGGACGGCTGGGACTTCCTGCTGTCCCACAACGCGCTGACCGACCGGCTGCGCCTCAGTCTACGTGCTGCGCCGGACCTCGCCCGCGCCCTGGCGCGCCTGGCCTTGGGGCAGGGCGGCCCTCGCGACCTTGCAGGGGTGAGGGACGGTGTGCGGGTGGCGCTTACGATCGCCGACGACTTGCCGCCGGATTTGCCGCCGATCCTGGCGGAGATGCGCGCCGCCCTCGCGGCCTTGCCGGATCTCGCCGAGTTTCTGGGCCTGGCGCTGGCCGAACCGGTACCCGCCCGGCTGGATGATGGCCGTGCCATCGCACCCGGATTCGATCCCGAACTGGACGCGGAGCGCAGCCTGCGGGACGAGCAGAGGCAAATCCTGGCGAAGGTTCAGCTCGACTATGCCGAGCGCTACGGTGTCGCGAGCCTCAAGATTCGCCATCACGCCCAGCTTGGCTATGTGATCGAAGTGCCCGCCGCCGCCGCCGAACGGCTGCGGGACCGGCCGGAACTCGTCTATCGCCAAGGGCTCGCCAATGTCGCGCGGCTGACGAGCACCGAACTCAGTGAATTGGACCGCCGGATCGCGGCAGCGGCGGACCGCGCGGCGGTGCGCGAGCGCGTGGTCTTCGCCCATCTGACCGACACCGCCCTCGCGGATCGCGCCGCCATCTCGGCCTGCGCGACGGCGCTTGCCCAGATCGACGTTCTGCAGGCCTGCGCGCGGCTAGCGGAGGGCGCCGGCTGGTGCCGCCCAACCATGACCGAGGACGAGGCTTTCACGATTGTCGGGGGTCGCCATCCGGTGGTGGAGGCGGCGCTGTCCGGCCAGGCGAGTTTCGTGCCCAATGACTGTGACTTGTCGCCGGGCCAGCGGCTGATGCTGCTCACCGGCCCCAATATGGCTGGCAAATCCACCTTCCTGCGGCAGAATGCGCTGATCGTCGTCATGGCGCAGGCAGGCCTGCCCGTGCCCGCCACGACCGCGCGGCTCGGCATCGTCGATCGCCTGTTCTCACGCGTCGGCGCGGCCGATGACCTCGCGCGCGGGCGGAGCACCTTCATGGTGGAAATGACCGAGACGGCGGCGATCCTGCACCAAGGCGGGCCGCGCAGTCTGGTGGTGGTTGATGAGATCGGCCGCGGAACCGCGACGCTCGACGGTCTCGCCATCGCCTGGGCGGTGCTGGAGGCCTTGCACAACACGATACGCTGCCGTGCGATCTTCGCCACGCATTTCCATGAATTAGCCCGATTATCCCCCATAATGCCGCAGCTTCAGCCAACAACAATGCGCATCAAGGATTGGAAGGGCAGCGTGATCTTTCTGCATGAAATCACCAAGGGGGCCGCAGGGCGAAGCTGGGGCGTGCATGTCGCGTCACTCGCCGGTGTGCCGGCGCCGGTGGTCAAGCGTGCCGCTGCCTTACTCGCCACCTTGGAGAAGGCCGGCCCGCTGACGGCATCGGCGGAGCTGCCCTTGTTCGCCGCCGCGCAGGCGCTTCATCTGGAGGGCAGCGATATCCAGACCGATGTCACGCCCGACCCTGTGCCTGATCCTTTAGTCGAAGCGCTCCGCGCTATGGATCCCGAACAGATGACCCCGCGTCAGGCGCTGGAAAGCTTATACCGTTTAAAGGACATGGTTTCTGGCCCTTTGCCTGAGGAAACGCTAGCATCGTGA
- a CDS encoding [protein-PII] uridylyltransferase, translating to MSNPAALSLSKAQATSLTDALAELAAEEGGVARDAALAVFRRHLARMQHQLQNAFERDELSGLAAAEALAGHMDGVITALMLYATTDAVPDAPDRIAVVATGGYGRGYLAPFSDIDLLFLTEAAPSDRTLSAVEFMLYFLWDLGLKVGHATRSVAECLTEAQADATIRTALLDSRCLVGEQALFTDFRREFRQQCAASSAAEFIRVKQAERLARHRRYGDSPFLVEPNVKEGRGALRDLHFLHWVANYIFDIDDVQDLLTKDGPFGPMLTLREARHYNRAADFLWTVRFHLHYVAGRPEERLTFDLQPIVGARMGYTRHGVQDGVERFMRHYFLTARDVARLSHVLEPELVRVAQGSPAIAPSTDEALVQAGFVLADGQLLFADGDGVAQHPILMLRLMQCARDRHLRIHPLALRAMIRNERVTISLRRDPEAMKIFMDLLCGKDGETERSDGARWMTLMNETGILSRLVPDWARIVGQMQFDTYHVFTVDEHTIEALRVVAALERGDLSEAAPIASSIVDHLQSRRALYTAVMLHDIAKGRGGDHSVLGAEIALAVGPGLGLSGEETEMVSWLVLHHLLLSQTAFKRDIDDPKTILDLVDTIQSPERLKLLLVLTVADMRAVSPKVWNGWKATLLRELYTRVAEVLAGGLATTERDVRVARAKEAAAERLHDWTAEDIDAFLDLGYPAYWLSFDPSTHERHGRMIREARHSHAPLSVQTEVLHSRAVTEVTVYAADHAGLFSRIAGALAIAGASIVDARIHTLTNGMALDTFWIQDAAGGIFAAPQRLARLSVLIEQALSGRLRLASEISGLSDALLGQRMRAIHVPPRVVIDNHASNTHTVIEVNGRDRPGLLHDVTAAITDQGMQIASAHVSTYGVRAIDVFYVKDVFGLKIQNERKLEGLRQAILAALTSGDATMPEPDSEAAGRGRPKVDAA from the coding sequence ATGTCGAATCCCGCCGCTTTGTCTCTATCCAAGGCTCAGGCCACGTCGCTGACCGACGCTCTTGCCGAGTTGGCGGCCGAGGAGGGCGGTGTTGCGCGTGACGCCGCTTTGGCGGTGTTCCGCCGCCATCTCGCCCGCATGCAGCATCAGTTGCAGAACGCCTTCGAGCGTGACGAGCTATCGGGCCTTGCGGCCGCCGAGGCCCTGGCCGGCCATATGGACGGCGTCATCACCGCGCTCATGCTGTATGCCACGACCGACGCCGTGCCGGACGCGCCCGACCGCATCGCCGTCGTCGCGACCGGCGGCTATGGACGCGGCTACCTTGCCCCGTTCAGCGATATCGACCTGCTGTTCCTGACTGAGGCTGCCCCCTCCGACCGCACGCTGAGCGCGGTGGAGTTCATGCTGTATTTCCTGTGGGATCTCGGTCTGAAGGTGGGGCATGCGACGCGTTCGGTTGCGGAATGCCTGACCGAGGCGCAGGCGGACGCCACCATCCGCACGGCGCTGCTCGACTCGCGATGTCTGGTGGGTGAGCAGGCGCTGTTCACCGATTTTCGGCGGGAATTCCGACAACAATGCGCGGCCTCCAGCGCCGCCGAATTCATTCGCGTCAAACAGGCCGAGCGGCTCGCCCGCCATCGCCGTTACGGGGATAGCCCTTTCCTCGTCGAGCCGAACGTCAAGGAAGGGCGCGGCGCTCTCCGTGACCTGCATTTTCTCCATTGGGTCGCGAACTACATCTTCGACATCGATGACGTGCAGGATCTGCTGACCAAGGATGGTCCGTTTGGGCCGATGCTGACGCTGCGGGAAGCGCGGCACTACAACCGCGCGGCAGATTTCCTCTGGACCGTGCGATTCCATCTTCATTATGTCGCGGGGCGCCCGGAAGAGCGGCTGACCTTCGATCTGCAACCCATCGTCGGCGCCCGCATGGGCTATACGCGCCACGGCGTGCAGGATGGCGTCGAGCGCTTTATGCGCCACTACTTCCTCACCGCGCGCGATGTCGCGCGTCTTTCACACGTTTTGGAACCGGAACTTGTGCGCGTAGCGCAGGGTTCGCCGGCGATCGCCCCGAGCACGGATGAAGCGCTTGTGCAGGCGGGCTTCGTGCTCGCCGACGGCCAGCTTCTGTTCGCGGACGGGGATGGCGTGGCACAACACCCGATCCTCATGCTGCGCCTGATGCAATGCGCACGGGATCGCCATTTGCGCATCCACCCCCTGGCGCTGCGGGCCATGATCCGTAACGAGCGCGTCACGATCAGCCTGCGCCGCGACCCCGAGGCCATGAAGATCTTCATGGATCTGCTCTGCGGCAAGGATGGCGAAACCGAGCGCTCCGACGGCGCGCGCTGGATGACGCTGATGAACGAGACCGGCATTCTCAGCCGCTTGGTGCCGGACTGGGCGCGCATCGTGGGGCAGATGCAGTTCGACACCTATCATGTCTTCACGGTGGACGAGCATACGATCGAGGCGCTGCGCGTCGTCGCGGCGCTGGAACGGGGCGACCTGTCCGAAGCCGCGCCCATCGCCTCCAGCATCGTCGATCACCTGCAATCGCGGCGCGCCCTCTATACCGCCGTCATGCTGCATGACATTGCCAAGGGACGCGGCGGGGATCATTCGGTGCTCGGCGCCGAAATCGCCCTCGCGGTGGGTCCGGGCCTCGGCCTGTCCGGTGAAGAGACCGAAATGGTCTCCTGGCTGGTCCTGCATCACCTGCTGCTCAGCCAGACGGCCTTCAAGCGCGATATCGACGACCCCAAGACCATTCTCGACCTGGTCGATACCATCCAGTCGCCCGAGCGGTTGAAGCTTCTGCTGGTGCTGACGGTCGCGGATATGCGCGCGGTCTCCCCCAAGGTCTGGAACGGCTGGAAGGCAACGCTGCTGCGCGAGCTGTATACGCGCGTGGCCGAAGTGCTCGCCGGCGGCCTGGCCACGACGGAGCGCGATGTGCGCGTCGCGCGCGCCAAGGAAGCGGCGGCCGAGCGGCTGCATGATTGGACGGCCGAGGATATCGATGCCTTCCTCGACCTTGGCTATCCCGCCTATTGGCTGAGCTTCGACCCCTCCACGCATGAGCGCCATGGGCGGATGATCAGGGAGGCGCGGCACAGCCACGCCCCTTTGAGCGTGCAGACGGAAGTCTTGCATAGCCGCGCTGTGACGGAAGTGACGGTCTATGCCGCCGACCATGCCGGGCTGTTCAGCCGGATCGCGGGGGCGCTGGCCATTGCCGGCGCTTCGATCGTGGATGCGCGTATTCACACCCTGACCAATGGCATGGCGCTGGACACCTTCTGGATTCAGGATGCGGCCGGCGGCATCTTCGCAGCCCCGCAGCGCCTCGCGCGGCTCTCGGTGCTGATCGAACAGGCCTTGTCGGGTCGCCTGCGACTAGCCAGTGAAATCAGCGGCCTGTCGGATGCGCTGCTGGGCCAGCGCATGCGGGCGATCCATGTGCCGCCGCGCGTCGTCATCGACAATCACGCTTCCAATACCCACACGGTCATCGAGGTGAATGGCCGCGACCGTCCGGGTCTGCTGCATGACGTGACGGCGGCAATCACGGATCAGGGTATGCAGATCGCCTCTGCCCATGTCAGCACCTATGGCGTGCGGGCGATCGACGTCTTTTATGTGAAGGACGTTTTCGGTCTGAAGATCCAGAATGAGCGCAAGCTGGAAGGGCTACGTCAGGCGATTTTGGCGGCGCTGACCTCAGGCGACGCCACGATGCCGGAGCCGGACAGTGAGGCAGCGGGCCGGGGTCGCCCCAAGGTAGACGCGGCCTAG
- a CDS encoding P1 family peptidase → MRNLLTDIAGVSVGHVTDLALGSGVTAVLFDRPAIASASVLGGAPGGRDTTLMEPEMTVERVDGIALSGGSAFGLDAAGGLQAWFRDIGRGTLIGTALIPIVPQAIIFDLLNGGNKEWGRFSPYREMGWAAAEAASSGDFALGTVGAGTGATTATVKGGLGSASMVTPEGYRVAALVVVNAVGNPLIGDGPHFWSAPFELNGEFGDRGYPPFPLSPDAYAPRLKGQRSATPETGTTIGVVVTDAPLTKPQAKRLAIAAQDGLARAVLAVHLPFDGDTMFAASTGEGPAVGADILSQLCHEATIVTARAIARGVYEAAALPYPDAQADWKARFT, encoded by the coding sequence ATGCGCAACCTGCTGACCGACATCGCCGGCGTCTCCGTCGGCCATGTCACCGACCTCGCCTTGGGCTCCGGCGTCACGGCCGTGCTGTTCGACCGGCCCGCCATCGCCTCCGCCAGCGTCTTGGGGGGCGCACCCGGCGGACGGGACACGACGTTGATGGAACCGGAAATGACGGTCGAGCGTGTCGATGGCATCGCCTTGTCCGGCGGCTCGGCCTTCGGGTTGGACGCGGCGGGCGGCCTGCAAGCCTGGTTCCGTGACATCGGACGCGGCACGCTCATCGGTACGGCGCTGATCCCGATCGTGCCGCAGGCGATCATTTTCGACCTGCTGAATGGCGGCAATAAGGAGTGGGGGCGGTTTTCGCCCTACCGCGAGATGGGTTGGGCGGCCGCCGAAGCGGCCTCCTCGGGAGACTTCGCCCTCGGCACCGTCGGCGCCGGAACCGGCGCCACCACGGCCACCGTCAAAGGCGGCCTCGGCTCGGCGAGCATGGTGACGCCTGAAGGATATCGTGTCGCCGCCCTCGTCGTGGTTAACGCGGTTGGCAATCCCTTGATTGGCGATGGACCGCATTTCTGGTCAGCGCCGTTCGAGCTGAACGGCGAATTCGGCGATCGAGGCTATCCGCCCTTCCCGCTATCGCCGGACGCTTACGCGCCGCGCCTCAAAGGCCAGCGCAGCGCGACGCCCGAGACCGGCACCACCATCGGCGTGGTCGTGACGGATGCGCCACTGACGAAACCTCAGGCCAAACGCTTGGCGATCGCGGCGCAAGACGGGCTCGCCCGCGCCGTGCTGGCGGTGCATTTGCCCTTCGACGGGGACACGATGTTCGCCGCCAGCACCGGCGAAGGGCCGGCTGTGGGCGCCGATATCCTGTCGCAGCTGTGCCATGAGGCCACCATCGTCACGGCGCGCGCCATTGCGCGCGGCGTCTATGAAGCGGCGGCCCTGCCCTATCCCGACGCGCAGGCAGATTGGAAGGCGCGATTCACCTAG
- a CDS encoding Hint domain-containing protein — translation MGASFCSGTKILSTRGRVRIENLRVGDEVITVSGNTMPIRWIGERTYRRHFARLNPGSVPILIKAGALDDGVPSRDVYIAPGHRIYLDGVLVAASDLVNHASILGCPDMDPISYFHLELSAHAILLAEDMPAESYVERGDRAMFLRASSAIPYDPTIGTPAWTSCAPLVQRGVMLDRIRDRLALRAGIIPPDIMEKPQGGPLIGQLEWADHSTLSGWAWLPDHPVVPVVLEILDHGEIIAVTIANHYRDDLERAGIGDGFGGFHVDLSRPLDPSRAHSITVRRAADSQSVPGSPVALPASAPLHALEGLDLTALAAQGGPTEIALLLAWLEQQAAKLQNMLERDPLVPPWASVIDAASTSVNRRARRPRIGKPSGLDHEVSVGN, via the coding sequence ATGGGCGCGAGTTTCTGTTCCGGTACGAAAATTCTTTCCACACGCGGTCGCGTGCGAATCGAGAACCTGCGCGTGGGCGACGAGGTCATCACCGTTTCCGGCAACACCATGCCGATCCGTTGGATCGGTGAGCGCACCTATCGCCGCCATTTCGCGCGCCTCAACCCAGGCAGCGTTCCGATTCTCATCAAGGCCGGCGCGTTGGATGACGGTGTGCCATCGCGGGACGTCTATATCGCGCCCGGCCATCGCATTTATCTCGATGGCGTTCTCGTGGCCGCGAGCGACTTGGTGAACCACGCCTCGATCCTCGGCTGCCCGGACATGGACCCCATTTCCTATTTTCATCTTGAGCTATCCGCCCATGCGATCCTCCTGGCGGAGGATATGCCGGCCGAAAGCTATGTGGAGCGGGGCGATCGCGCCATGTTCCTCAGGGCGTCCTCCGCTATTCCCTATGACCCCACCATCGGGACGCCGGCCTGGACCTCCTGCGCGCCGCTGGTGCAACGTGGCGTGATGCTCGATCGTATTCGGGACCGCCTGGCCTTGCGTGCCGGGATCATCCCGCCGGACATCATGGAGAAGCCGCAGGGCGGACCCTTGATCGGGCAACTGGAATGGGCAGACCACAGCACGCTGTCTGGCTGGGCCTGGCTGCCCGACCATCCTGTGGTGCCGGTTGTGTTGGAAATTCTCGACCACGGCGAAATCATCGCCGTCACCATCGCCAACCATTACCGGGATGATCTGGAGCGCGCCGGCATCGGCGACGGCTTCGGCGGATTTCACGTCGATCTGTCCCGCCCGCTTGACCCATCCCGTGCCCATAGCATCACGGTACGGCGCGCCGCCGATTCCCAATCGGTCCCGGGCTCCCCGGTCGCGCTCCCCGCAAGCGCGCCCCTGCATGCCCTGGAAGGCCTCGACCTCACCGCATTGGCCGCCCAGGGTGGTCCGACCGAAATCGCCTTGCTCCTGGCTTGGCTGGAGCAGCAGGCCGCCAAGCTGCAAAACATGCTGGAACGCGACCCGCTTGTGCCGCCTTGGGCCTCGGTCATCGACGCCGCGTCCACCTCGGTCAATCGTCGGGCGCGGCGACCGCGCATCGGCAAGCCGAGTGGTTTGGACCACGAGGTGTCTGTCGGAAACTGA
- a CDS encoding ABC transporter permease: MSLFRVVLGGGLTLLVLLLAVVSLVWTPYAPTGIDVIHRLAVPSPAHLFGTDPFGRDVFSMIMVGAQNSVAVAMVAVALGALIGVPAGLIAAARGGWTEEVIMRGADLAFAFPALLTAVMLTALRGPGASTAMVAIGVFTAPVLARVTRASASVIWAQDYARASRALGRGKLAVTRAHILPNITGVLIVQITIQLSLAVLAEAALSFVGLGAQPPAPSWGRMLNDAQTYIYSAPLLTVFPGFAIAFAVLGLNMLGDGLRDLLDHQRRRRL; the protein is encoded by the coding sequence GTGAGCCTGTTTCGCGTCGTCCTTGGTGGCGGGTTGACTCTGCTGGTGCTGCTGCTCGCCGTGGTGTCGTTAGTCTGGACGCCCTATGCGCCGACCGGCATCGACGTCATTCATCGTCTGGCCGTGCCTTCGCCTGCGCATCTGTTTGGCACCGATCCGTTCGGTCGGGACGTCTTTTCCATGATCATGGTGGGGGCTCAAAATTCGGTGGCTGTGGCGATGGTCGCCGTGGCGCTCGGTGCCCTCATCGGCGTGCCCGCCGGGTTGATCGCGGCGGCGCGCGGCGGCTGGACGGAGGAGGTGATCATGCGCGGCGCCGACCTCGCCTTCGCCTTTCCCGCGCTGCTGACGGCGGTGATGTTGACCGCGCTGCGCGGGCCGGGTGCGTCCACGGCGATGGTCGCTATCGGCGTCTTCACCGCACCCGTCTTGGCGCGGGTGACGCGCGCCTCGGCGTCGGTGATCTGGGCGCAGGATTATGCGCGTGCCAGCCGGGCGCTGGGTCGCGGCAAACTCGCCGTCACCCGCGCGCATATCCTGCCCAATATCACCGGCGTGCTGATCGTGCAGATCACCATCCAGCTCTCGCTCGCGGTTCTGGCCGAGGCTGCTTTGTCCTTTGTCGGGCTGGGCGCGCAGCCGCCCGCCCCGAGCTGGGGCCGCATGCTGAACGATGCGCAGACCTACATCTACTCCGCGCCCCTGCTGACGGTCTTCCCCGGTTTCGCCATCGCCTTTGCGGTGCTTGGCCTGAATATGCTGGGGGACGGGCTGCGTGACCTTTTGGACCATCAACGACGGAGACGCCTGTAA
- a CDS encoding amidase: MTKIWTVGAIQAALARGDTTAVALAEQSLAAIAAQDGRFNAMLYLNPDLMEDARAIDRRRASGEAVGPLAGVPVLVKDTMDMAGLPSTGGWAPLSAKAGGTDLIPTRDSAVVARMRAAGALLIGKTNVPIMSASGTNANNSWAGPTLNAFAPDLAPGGSSAGSATGVAADYAVIGLAEETGGSIQNPAAAQNLVGIKPTFGLVPNSGVIPLAVSTRDVVGPVARTVRDAAIALDVLAGYTSADPKTIAGVGRRPLTGYAGSLMPGALRGKRLGLYGPGWRRDAPLSAGAEALYSESMETLRSLGAELVADPFAGSGFADLALIGPTGFDERGCESVVYDLERYLTAFGPGSAIRSIDSLKRVTGADPFDRAGVLGFMWDLPEFAHLVAHCAEPPDLSAFMALREAYLHLFNGVMEAADLDAMVMPQAQEETPPLFSTVPIRETAVSEINIAGLPGVTVPAGAYPSGSAFGLLFVGRMWSEGSLLAFAADYEAAR; the protein is encoded by the coding sequence ATGACCAAGATCTGGACGGTCGGCGCCATTCAGGCCGCCTTGGCACGCGGTGACACCACGGCCGTGGCCCTGGCCGAGCAATCCCTGGCGGCGATCGCGGCGCAGGACGGGCGCTTCAACGCCATGCTCTATCTCAATCCGGATCTGATGGAGGATGCGCGCGCCATCGATCGCCGGCGTGCGTCAGGGGAGGCGGTCGGGCCGCTCGCCGGCGTGCCCGTTCTGGTCAAGGACACGATGGATATGGCGGGTCTGCCGAGCACCGGCGGCTGGGCGCCGCTGAGTGCCAAGGCCGGCGGCACGGATCTGATCCCGACGCGCGATTCGGCTGTGGTGGCGCGGATGCGCGCAGCCGGCGCCTTACTGATCGGCAAGACCAATGTGCCCATCATGAGCGCCAGCGGCACCAATGCGAACAATAGTTGGGCCGGACCCACGCTGAACGCCTTCGCGCCCGATCTGGCGCCGGGCGGCAGCAGCGCCGGCAGTGCCACCGGTGTCGCGGCGGACTATGCCGTCATCGGCCTGGCGGAAGAAACCGGCGGTTCAATCCAGAACCCGGCCGCCGCCCAGAATCTCGTCGGCATCAAACCGACCTTCGGGCTTGTCCCCAATAGCGGCGTCATTCCCTTGGCGGTCAGCACGCGTGATGTCGTGGGGCCTGTCGCGCGCACGGTCAGGGACGCCGCGATCGCGCTCGATGTGCTCGCGGGCTATACCTCGGCGGACCCAAAGACGATTGCAGGCGTCGGGCGCCGACCGCTCACGGGCTATGCGGGCAGCCTCATGCCGGGCGCGTTGCGCGGCAAGCGACTGGGTCTGTATGGCCCAGGATGGCGGCGCGATGCGCCGCTTTCGGCCGGTGCTGAGGCGCTGTATTCGGAGTCGATGGAAACGCTGCGAAGCCTCGGCGCCGAGTTGGTGGCCGATCCCTTTGCGGGATCGGGTTTTGCCGATCTGGCGCTGATCGGTCCGACGGGCTTTGACGAGCGCGGCTGCGAAAGCGTCGTCTATGACCTGGAACGCTATCTCACGGCCTTCGGACCGGGCAGCGCCATCCGCTCGATCGACAGCCTCAAGCGCGTCACGGGGGCTGATCCCTTCGACCGCGCGGGCGTGCTCGGCTTCATGTGGGATTTGCCGGAATTCGCACATCTCGTCGCGCATTGCGCCGAGCCCCCCGATCTCTCAGCCTTCATGGCGCTGCGGGAGGCGTATTTGCACCTCTTCAACGGCGTGATGGAGGCGGCCGACCTCGATGCGATGGTGATGCCGCAGGCGCAGGAGGAAACGCCACCGCTCTTCTCCACGGTCCCGATCCGGGAGACGGCGGTGTCGGAGATCAACATCGCGGGCCTGCCGGGCGTCACGGTGCCGGCCGGGGCCTATCCGTCGGGTTCGGCCTTTGGTTTGCTCTTCGTCGGCCGCATGTGGAGCGAGGGCAGCTTGCTGGCCTTCGCGGCCGATTACGAGGCGGCTAGGTGA